One Halobacterium zhouii genomic region harbors:
- a CDS encoding TatD family hydrolase — protein MRVIDPHMHMVSRSANDYRRARRAGVECCIEPAFWSGTDKQHAGSFFDYFEQITEFETERADRAAGMDHYVTIGLEPKEANYPEMAEKVLDRIPEYLERENVVGVGEIGFDQVTPEEEEAFRRQLRMGEEHELPVLIHTPHEDKPAGTERIVEIIQDEDLTEERIVIDHNTEDTIDVSLRTDCWLGFTLYPGKIEDEAAIDLLEEYGTDKMLFNSAADWDPSDPLAVPKARDKMIDRGWDREEVRKVVFENPLEFFSQSPNFDYEP, from the coding sequence ATGCGCGTCATCGACCCGCACATGCACATGGTCTCTCGCTCGGCGAACGACTACCGACGGGCGCGTCGGGCAGGCGTCGAGTGCTGTATCGAACCCGCGTTCTGGAGCGGCACGGACAAACAACACGCCGGGTCGTTCTTCGATTACTTCGAACAGATCACGGAGTTCGAGACGGAGCGCGCGGACCGCGCCGCCGGCATGGACCACTACGTCACCATCGGCCTCGAACCGAAGGAGGCGAACTACCCGGAGATGGCCGAGAAGGTCCTCGACCGGATTCCCGAGTATCTCGAGCGCGAGAACGTCGTCGGCGTCGGCGAAATCGGCTTCGACCAGGTCACCCCCGAGGAGGAGGAGGCGTTCCGTCGACAACTCCGCATGGGCGAGGAACACGAACTCCCCGTCCTGATCCACACGCCACACGAGGACAAGCCCGCGGGAACCGAGCGGATCGTCGAGATCATCCAGGACGAGGACCTCACCGAGGAGCGGATCGTCATCGACCACAACACCGAGGACACCATCGACGTCAGCCTGCGAACCGACTGCTGGCTCGGGTTCACGCTCTACCCGGGGAAGATCGAGGACGAGGCGGCCATCGACCTCTTGGAGGAGTACGGCACCGACAAGATGCTGTTCAACAGCGCCGCCGACTGGGACCCCTCGGACCCGCTGGCGGTCCCGAAGGCCCGGGACAAGATGATCGACCGGGGCTGGGACCGCGAGGAGGTCCGGAAAGTGGTGTTCGAGAACCCCCTCGAGTTCTTCAGTCAGTCACCGAACTTCGACTACGAGCCATGA
- a CDS encoding inositol-3-phosphate synthase codes for MEDTGVWLVGARGNVATTAMVGARAVARGETNTTGMVTARPPVSQLDLPGVDSLVFGGHDVQETRILETAREMAERGPPDQDTLDAVAEDLQEIDSRVRTGTARNCGRTVDALADDTLDADRSLTDVVDQIRDDLAAFRREQDVERVVVVNVASTEAPIPDAERYDDLEAFEAALQRDDADLPASSLYAYAALQERCPYVNFTPSTGASLGGLRELAEANDVPHAGQDAKTGETLVKSALAPMFAGRNLRVLSWEGHNILGNTDGEVLEDDANKQGKLDTKGDILDRLLPGDPHNRVRIDYTPSLGDWKTAWDYIHFGGFLETEMTMQFTWEGSDSALAAPLVLDLVRLVAHADAHGEGGLQPHLASFFKAPLGVDEHDLSRQFDSLEAYARRHLEADGVTARDEAEREVDR; via the coding sequence ATGGAAGACACGGGTGTCTGGCTCGTCGGAGCGCGCGGGAACGTCGCCACGACGGCGATGGTGGGAGCGCGGGCGGTCGCTCGCGGGGAGACGAACACGACGGGAATGGTCACCGCGCGACCGCCAGTCTCGCAACTCGACCTTCCCGGCGTCGATTCGCTCGTCTTCGGCGGTCACGACGTCCAGGAAACGAGAATTCTGGAGACGGCCCGCGAGATGGCAGAGCGCGGGCCGCCGGACCAGGACACGCTCGACGCGGTGGCCGAGGACCTCCAGGAGATCGATTCGCGGGTCCGGACGGGTACGGCGAGGAACTGCGGGCGGACGGTCGACGCGCTCGCGGACGACACGCTCGACGCCGACCGGTCACTCACGGACGTGGTCGACCAGATACGCGACGACCTGGCGGCGTTCCGTCGGGAACAGGACGTAGAGCGCGTCGTCGTCGTGAACGTCGCTTCGACGGAGGCGCCGATTCCGGACGCGGAGCGCTACGACGACCTCGAGGCGTTCGAGGCGGCGCTCCAGCGCGACGACGCAGATCTGCCGGCGAGTTCGCTGTACGCGTACGCCGCGCTCCAGGAGAGATGCCCGTACGTGAATTTCACGCCGAGCACCGGCGCCTCCCTCGGCGGTCTCAGGGAACTCGCCGAGGCAAACGACGTACCGCACGCCGGACAGGACGCCAAAACTGGGGAGACGCTCGTGAAATCCGCGCTTGCGCCGATGTTCGCGGGACGGAATCTCCGAGTGTTGTCCTGGGAGGGGCACAACATCCTGGGGAACACCGACGGGGAGGTCCTCGAGGACGACGCCAACAAACAGGGGAAACTCGACACCAAAGGCGACATCCTCGACCGACTGCTCCCCGGCGACCCGCACAACCGCGTCCGAATCGATTACACGCCGTCGCTGGGGGACTGGAAGACGGCGTGGGACTACATCCACTTCGGAGGATTCCTCGAAACCGAGATGACCATGCAGTTCACCTGGGAAGGCTCGGACTCCGCGCTCGCTGCCCCACTCGTGTTAGACCTTGTGCGCCTGGTCGCCCACGCCGACGCCCACGGCGAAGGCGGCCTCCAGCCACACCTCGCCTCCTTCTTCAAGGCCCCGCTCGGCGTCGACGAACACGACCTCTCACGACAGTTCGACAGCCTCGAGGCGTACGCTCGACGGCATCTGGAGGCTGACGGGGTCACTGCGCGAGACGAGGCAGAGCGGGAGGTGGACCGATGA
- a CDS encoding alkaline phosphatase family protein, with the protein MTGAADRVVVLDVVGFQPSFLPDAPHIADALDASGPLEPAFPALTVPMQTTLASGQGPGTHGDVASGEFDRERDEAVFWERDRGDRTRLWEAASDAGLTTGVLNFQHLIGSTADVVVTPSPIEDEENNFLEMDCWTNPDDLYDDLSDELGDFPLFNYWGPAANEQGTEWILDAASIVTERFDLDMLWVYVPHLDYAGLEDGPNGARVDVPEVDDMVGAFLDDLREDDRWEETALAVVSEYGFHDVDEVTFPNRALREAGLLETDADGDVDIPASAAFAMVDHQVAHVYADADELEAARDVLESLPDIDDVLDDEGKRERDIDHPNAGDLVLVADPDAWFQYYWWRDPADAPPYATEMDIHAKPGFDPCELFLDENGDVSTDASKVGGSHGRTDVPAFFGLGGPAAPEIDLDDAVDARSVAPTVAELLGVHEAVDIAFEAPSLLED; encoded by the coding sequence ATGACCGGCGCCGCCGACCGCGTCGTCGTGCTCGACGTCGTCGGGTTCCAGCCGTCGTTCCTCCCCGACGCGCCACACATCGCTGACGCGCTCGACGCGTCCGGGCCGCTCGAACCGGCGTTTCCGGCGCTAACGGTACCGATGCAGACCACGCTCGCGTCAGGACAGGGGCCGGGAACGCACGGCGACGTGGCCAGCGGCGAGTTCGACCGGGAGCGGGACGAGGCCGTGTTCTGGGAGCGCGACCGTGGCGACCGGACCCGGCTCTGGGAGGCCGCGAGCGACGCCGGCCTCACCACGGGCGTGCTGAACTTCCAGCACCTCATCGGGTCGACCGCTGACGTCGTCGTCACGCCGTCGCCCATCGAGGACGAGGAGAACAACTTCCTGGAGATGGACTGCTGGACGAACCCCGACGACCTCTACGACGACCTCAGCGACGAACTCGGCGATTTCCCGCTGTTCAACTACTGGGGCCCGGCGGCCAACGAGCAGGGGACCGAGTGGATACTCGACGCCGCGTCCATCGTCACCGAGCGCTTCGACCTCGACATGCTCTGGGTGTACGTCCCCCATCTCGACTACGCCGGTCTCGAGGACGGACCCAACGGCGCACGGGTGGACGTTCCGGAGGTCGACGACATGGTCGGCGCTTTCCTCGATGACCTGCGCGAGGACGACCGCTGGGAGGAGACGGCGCTCGCAGTCGTCAGCGAGTACGGGTTCCACGACGTGGACGAGGTGACGTTCCCGAACCGCGCGCTCCGGGAGGCCGGCCTCCTGGAGACGGACGCGGACGGCGACGTCGACATCCCGGCGTCGGCGGCGTTCGCGATGGTCGACCATCAGGTGGCGCACGTGTACGCCGACGCGGACGAACTGGAGGCCGCCCGCGACGTGCTCGAATCCCTCCCGGACATCGACGACGTACTTGACGACGAGGGGAAGCGCGAGCGCGACATCGACCACCCGAACGCGGGCGACCTGGTGCTGGTGGCGGACCCCGACGCGTGGTTCCAGTACTACTGGTGGCGCGACCCCGCGGACGCGCCGCCGTACGCAACCGAGATGGACATCCACGCGAAACCCGGCTTCGACCCCTGTGAGTTGTTCCTCGACGAGAACGGCGACGTCTCGACGGACGCATCGAAGGTCGGCGGGTCACATGGACGAACCGACGTCCCCGCGTTCTTCGGCCTCGGCGGTCCCGCAGCACCCGAGATCGACCTCGATGACGCAGTGGACGCGCGCAGCGTCGCCCCGACGGTCGCAGAACTGCTCGGCGTCCACGAGGCCGTCGACATCGCGTTCGAAGCGCCGAGTCTGCTCGAGGACTGA
- the ligA gene encoding ATP-dependent DNA ligase LigA → MNFGSFAAHAADVEAESADLDVVALVTDLFLEADDDLAVVARFVQGRVFPAHAETKLDIGPRLCYEALARAAGTNVTADDVEGRLAETGDVGEVAASLDLGGQAGLAAFGNNGNDGSGASGLSVRAVYEKLTALANATGDGSQDEKVTLLFGLFNQCSSEEARYLARLVLGEMRIGVGEGTVRDAIAEAFDVPVEAVERALQVSNDYGLVAATAREEGVEGIDAMHLEVGRPVQAMLAQAGTVTSALDDWGEAAVETKFDGARVQVHWDGEDVALYSRNMEDVTAALPELVEFVENNVEPPVILDGEAVAVADDGTPLPFQEILTRFRRKHDVEAMREEVAVELNAFDCLHAGVPTSHEDSSARQTPADGGEDLLDEPFRERHARLESVVDDESAVSDVLFSEDPDEIAAFDERALESGHEGIMLKDPDAAYTPGNRGKNWLKRKPDVETLDLVVTGAEWGEGRRASFLGTFLLSARAADGETGDASGSTERFKTIGKVATGITDEELAELTELLEPYVRTEDGQEVDIEPAVVFEVGYEEIQASPTYSSGYALRFPRFVTVREDKEPGDADTLNRVERLADSQR, encoded by the coding sequence ATGAACTTCGGGTCGTTCGCCGCGCACGCCGCCGACGTCGAGGCGGAGTCCGCGGACCTCGACGTCGTCGCGCTGGTCACCGACCTGTTCCTCGAAGCCGACGACGACCTCGCGGTCGTCGCGCGGTTCGTCCAGGGGCGGGTGTTCCCGGCGCACGCGGAGACCAAACTCGACATCGGGCCGCGCCTCTGCTACGAGGCGCTGGCGAGGGCGGCAGGCACGAACGTCACCGCCGACGACGTCGAGGGCCGACTTGCGGAGACCGGCGACGTCGGTGAGGTTGCTGCGTCCCTCGACCTCGGAGGGCAGGCCGGACTCGCTGCGTTCGGAAACAACGGAAACGACGGCAGTGGAGCGTCTGGCCTGTCAGTTCGGGCGGTGTACGAGAAGTTGACGGCGCTCGCGAACGCGACGGGCGACGGCAGCCAGGACGAGAAGGTGACCCTGCTGTTCGGCCTGTTCAATCAGTGTTCGAGCGAGGAGGCTCGGTACCTCGCGCGACTCGTGCTCGGGGAGATGCGCATCGGCGTCGGCGAGGGAACCGTCCGGGACGCCATCGCAGAAGCCTTCGATGTGCCCGTGGAGGCCGTCGAACGCGCGCTCCAGGTGTCCAACGACTACGGCCTCGTAGCGGCGACGGCCCGCGAGGAGGGCGTCGAGGGCATCGACGCGATGCACCTGGAAGTCGGCCGGCCGGTACAGGCGATGCTCGCGCAAGCGGGCACCGTCACGTCGGCGCTCGACGACTGGGGCGAGGCGGCCGTGGAGACGAAGTTCGACGGGGCTCGCGTCCAGGTCCACTGGGACGGCGAGGACGTCGCGCTGTACTCCCGGAACATGGAGGACGTAACGGCTGCGCTCCCAGAACTCGTGGAGTTCGTCGAGAACAACGTCGAACCGCCGGTCATCCTCGACGGGGAGGCGGTGGCGGTGGCCGACGACGGCACGCCGCTGCCGTTCCAGGAGATACTCACGCGGTTCCGCCGCAAGCACGACGTCGAGGCGATGCGCGAGGAGGTCGCGGTAGAACTGAACGCCTTCGACTGCCTGCACGCGGGGGTTCCGACCTCTCACGAGGACTCGAGTGCTCGACAGACTCCGGCTGACGGTGGCGAGGACCTCCTCGACGAACCGTTCCGCGAGCGCCACGCGCGCCTCGAGTCGGTCGTCGACGACGAGTCAGCGGTCTCGGACGTGTTGTTCTCCGAGGACCCCGACGAGATCGCGGCGTTCGACGAGCGAGCGCTCGAATCCGGCCACGAGGGCATCATGCTGAAAGACCCGGATGCCGCATACACCCCCGGAAATCGCGGGAAGAACTGGTTGAAGCGCAAGCCGGACGTGGAGACCCTGGACCTCGTGGTGACGGGCGCGGAGTGGGGCGAGGGTCGGCGCGCTTCCTTCCTCGGGACGTTCCTGCTGTCGGCGCGCGCCGCTGACGGCGAGACCGGCGACGCGTCCGGGAGCACCGAACGCTTCAAGACCATCGGGAAGGTTGCGACCGGCATCACGGACGAGGAACTCGCGGAACTCACGGAACTGCTCGAACCCTACGTCCGTACGGAGGACGGCCAGGAGGTCGACATCGAACCGGCGGTCGTCTTCGAGGTGGGCTACGAGGAGATACAGGCGTCCCCGACGTACTCCTCGGGGTACGCGCTCCGATTCCCGCGGTTCGTCACCGTACGCGAGGATAAGGAACCCGGGGATGCGGACACGCTGAATCGCGTCGAGCGACTCGCCGACAGCCAGCGCTGA
- a CDS encoding C2H2-type zinc finger protein, giving the protein MSSDQHECDMCGATFDTEEQLQEHNEEQHSDQM; this is encoded by the coding sequence ATGTCATCTGACCAGCACGAGTGTGACATGTGTGGCGCGACGTTCGACACCGAGGAGCAACTTCAGGAGCACAACGAGGAACAACACAGCGACCAGATGTAG
- the psmB gene encoding archaeal proteasome endopeptidase complex subunit beta: protein MFNPNDGSEFARNRAKFDGVQNPYEPELGSLPDNDVSRGDSDNINKTGTTIVGLATEDGVVMASDQRASLGGRVISNKNVQKVEEIQPNAALSISGSVGGSQSFVRSLRAEANLYEARRGEYMSINALATMASNLLRGGPFFLVVPILGGVDEDGAHVYSLDPGGSAMTDKYTAQGSGMPYALGVLEQEYDEEMSMDEAVTAAAHAIQSASERDTASGNGIHITKITEDDVEIVGYKTFDELL from the coding sequence ATGTTCAACCCGAACGACGGCTCCGAGTTCGCTCGCAACCGGGCGAAATTCGACGGCGTCCAGAACCCGTACGAGCCGGAACTCGGCTCGCTGCCCGACAACGACGTATCCCGGGGCGACTCGGACAACATCAACAAGACCGGAACCACCATCGTCGGCCTCGCCACCGAGGACGGCGTCGTGATGGCCTCGGACCAGCGCGCGAGCCTCGGCGGCCGCGTCATCTCCAACAAGAACGTCCAGAAGGTCGAGGAGATCCAGCCGAACGCCGCGCTCTCCATTTCCGGGTCCGTCGGCGGCTCCCAGTCCTTCGTCCGCTCGCTGCGCGCGGAGGCGAACCTCTACGAGGCGCGCCGCGGCGAGTACATGTCCATCAACGCGCTCGCGACGATGGCGTCGAACCTCCTGCGGGGCGGCCCCTTCTTCCTCGTCGTCCCCATCCTCGGCGGCGTCGACGAGGACGGCGCGCACGTCTACAGCCTCGACCCCGGCGGCAGCGCGATGACCGACAAGTACACCGCGCAGGGCTCCGGGATGCCGTACGCGCTCGGTGTGCTCGAACAAGAGTACGACGAGGAGATGTCGATGGACGAGGCCGTCACCGCCGCCGCGCACGCCATCCAGTCCGCCAGCGAACGCGACACGGCCTCGGGCAACGGCATCCACATCACGAAGATCACCGAGGACGACGTCGAGATCGTCGGCTACAAGACCTTCGACGAGCTGCTGTAG